AGCAGAAGGAAGGTGAAAAGACTAAACACAAACGGAAAGAATTTCTTGGCAGAGCGTCCGCCAACGATGTCGCCCAGCATGCCGGCGACCATCTCATAAAGCATTTCGACGACCGACTGCAGACGTCCAGGCACCAGGCGCCCGCGCCCCATGCCCAATGTCGTGAGCAGGAAAATAACGACCACCGCCACCACCATCATCAAGGATGAGTTGGTGAACGAAGCGTCAAATCCACCGAGGTCAATTTCAACGTAACGCTGGATCGTAAATTGATCGAGCGGACCGTGATGTTCCGCGTTTTCTGCCGATGCCACGGGCTTGCCGCTCCCCTATTCGTCTTTTCGTGGCGGCTTGCCGCCAGTGTCTTGTTCGCGCCGCGTCACTTCCGCGGTGTATCTTCTCGCCAATCTAAAGGCGTTGCTCAATCCCGCTCCAATACCCAGAAACATGAATATGATCAACAGCCATGGTGTCGTACCTAGCCAACGATCGAGAAACCAGCCAATGCCGGCCCCAACCATCAACGTCGCCGCCATTTCGATTCCAAGATGCAGGGACTGTCCCGTCCGGGTTGGCGGCATACCCAACCCTTCTGGACGCTGCCGCTCTCCCTGGATTTTCTTGAGACGCGAATCGAGTTCTTCAAGCGAAGGCGGTGGTTTGTCATCGCTCATGAAAACCAGCCTTCGAACTCCACCCATGCACGAGCCCGCAATCGAAAAAGCGGGTGAACCATAGTGTTTGCCCCCGAGCCTGTCAACCACTTCCAAAAAGCGGGTAACAAATTGATATATTTGAACAAAATGATAATTTATCAGTGCCTGGTTAGGCGCTTTCGCGCCACTGTTCGGCCTGCGTCAAATCGACGGAAACAAGCTGCGACACGCCGCGCTCTACCATGGTCACGCCGTACAGCCGATCCATCCGCGACATCGTCGTTCGATGATGGGTCACAACCAAGAAACGGGTGCCGCTCTTTTCCGCTAATTCCGACACCAACGTGCAAAATCGATCGACATTGCTGTCGTCGAGCGGCGCATCGACCTCATCGAGAACGCAGATCGGCGCCGGGTTGGTGAGAAAGACCGCGAACAGCAGGGCGAGAGCAGTCAGTGCCTTTTCGCCGCCCGATAGCAGGGTCAGGGATTGCAGCCGTTTGCCCGGCGGGCTGGCCATGATTTCAAGGCCTGCTTCCAGGGGATCGTC
The sequence above is drawn from the Pseudomonadota bacterium genome and encodes:
- a CDS encoding AtpZ/AtpI family protein encodes the protein MSDDKPPPSLEELDSRLKKIQGERQRPEGLGMPPTRTGQSLHLGIEMAATLMVGAGIGWFLDRWLGTTPWLLIIFMFLGIGAGLSNAFRLARRYTAEVTRREQDTGGKPPRKDE